The DNA segment CCAAAATTGTTTGCTCAGCCACCGTGTGATAGCGCCCAACTCCATGCACGTACGTCCCTCCATTGACAGCCAAAACTGTCTGCTTGGCCACCATATGCACCTCTGTTTTTACTTCTGAAAACAGAGCACTGCCCAAGAAAGCAAGACCCCACGTCCCTCCATTGGTAGCCACCGTTTCTCGCTGGAAACGGCCACAAGACACGGCCGCAGCTTGGTCGTGCTACTCCCGGGATCACCGTACGTAAGTCCCTCTCTCACCACGTTCTCTCTCCTCTccgtctctcactctctctctcaccacgctctctctctctctctcaccgcACAGCTCCATCGCCACGCAGCGGAGGCCACGGCCAACAGGAAGGCCCGTGATCCCAGATTCGCCAATCTCCTCCCTCTCCGTCGCGAGTACTTGCACTCTCTCTGGGTGAGCATAGTCTCTGTCGCACGGTTTTTtagttgtaatttttgtaagacAAATACTATTCCCACAGTTTATACCGAAAATTTATACcgaattgtgtttttatttttatttttacttgatgaaaatattttataataattttataaattttattatttttttaaaatatttaaaatgattaaaaaatatgtaaataaaaataaaataaaaaaataatttacactGTTCGATACCGAATTTTCGAAAAGCCTAGCATCACTCTTTTTGTAAAGTTCAACCCCACAAAGAGCCCATGTATGCATTTTATGTTATTTCCTGAAACATCCTGTCTTTAGGTGGGTTCTATATTAAGTCTACATGAACAATGCGTTTGCTATTGGTCTGGCTAGAAATACCGCATGCAAAATTCCGAGCATGCATATTGGCGCATGGaagtttgaatatatatatatatatatatatatgcttgtctCTAAAAACAGCATTACCGGCCTTTTTAAACACTTCACTAAGAAAATCAACATTATTTCTTGAGTAGTAAATTGTTTGAGAGAGATGGAAGTTGGTAGTCTCATGGAACAAGAAGGGTCAAGAGAGGAACATCAAGTAGATcaagaaatattagaagaacaAAAAGATGACATACTCAAAAGTAAGAACATGCTATCTCACAAAAAGCTGGCTCTTCGTGATTCTTTTGATTTAGAGGCAAGTAGATTAACTACAAACCAAGGCTTGTCTCAggtaatttactttttttgttttaatttcttccatttttttaggTTTTTATTTTCGTATTTGCATGTTATAATCATTAGTTTTCAATTTTCTACATATATGGGATGTAAGACATTTAATTGATTGCAGGTTGAAGATTGGAAAACAATAATGCAATTAGCATTTCAGAGCATTGGAGTTGTGTATGGTGATTTGGGCACTTCACCTTTGTATGTGTTGCCGGGAATTTTTCCTACTGGGATTAAGCACAATGATGACATACTTGGGGTGCTGTCTCTCATCTTTTACTCACTTATGTTAATCACTTTGATAAAGTACGTTTTCATTGTGTTAGCGGCGAACAATAATGGTGATGGTAATCTTCTGATCTCCTATATATGCTTATCAtcattaattatttcatttattttcctctttGATGACAACATCTTTTAGGTATATGATGTATGCATTTCATTTCTTGGTACTGGAGATAAATTCcattatttaagttttttttgtttttatttttcatgcctGTACGTTTTTCTCGAGACTCTCACATTTTATATTTTCGACACACAATATTACTTTATTTAAAGAGACCTATTCTGATTTCTCTAGCTACCCCTAAAAATTCATCCAATAAGGTCACAATCACATCTACCTACCACCATCTTGGCAAAATCTCTAATgattatgattttcttgtttatatattcatatatatagtcaaagctattatattatatttgattGGCATCCTAGCAAAGGTAATATCAATAATCACATGATCTAGtctgtaatttattttttgtcatgGTATTTCTACAATCACAAAgatatttcatataaataaatcCATAAACAGATGTAACtttatgtgatatatttatctattttataataaaagtaactttataatctaaagTACCATATCAAACCACGtcaatttgtaattatttttatgaaatcaatTACTAATAATATGAAGTTGGTACATGCTGAGACTTGATAACATAACTAATCATCTCATGCATGCATAATATTCCAACCAGcaagttttaattatttaatgtatgcATGCACCAATTAGTCGCATAGTCACGGgatttaattattcaataaattaatacaagcTTCCCTACATGAAGCTTTTGTattagatgtatatatatatatgtctatgTAACCAACGTATGATATCAACGTATTTTCTATTCATTAATCAACAGAAAATATGTAATCAATGTTTTTATTGTCAaagtattttttgttaattaatattttgaaaatcatatgtAGGAGGAACTTTTGCTCTGTATTCTCTCTTGTGCCGTCATGCTAAGGCAAGCTTGAAACCTAACCAGCAGGCTGAAGACAAAGAAGTGTCCAACTACCGACTAGATGTGCCAAATCGACGGCTCAAGAGGGCATCCTTTGTGAAATCCATGCTTGAAAATAGCCAAACAATAAAGTTCTTCATATTGTTCATAACCATGCTTGGCACTTCCATGGTTCTTGGAGATGGAATCCTTACACCATGCATTTCAGGTAATACGATATCTAGAGTAAACAATTTTGTAtctactaatttatttttaatcagtTTATTTATCAATAtgtgataataatatatatcatgatgttCTTCATGAAGTGTTATCAGCGGTGGGAGGAGTTAAGGAAGCTGCTAGTGGTCTGACTGATAATATGATCATGTGGATTTCAGTGGGAATCTTGATTGTTTTGTTCCAAGTTCAAAGGTTTGGGACAGATAAAATCGGATACAGTTTTGCTCCAATACTCACAATTTGGTTTATTTTCATTGGAAGTATTGGCTTGTACAATTTCTTTAAGTACGATCCAGGTGTTATCAAGGCAATTAATCCAATGTATATCATTCAATACTTCAAGAGGAATAAGAAGGATGCATGGATTTCTCTTGGAGGCGTCATCCTATGCCTAACAGGTGAGTACCATGCTGTATTAATTAACTTTTTCTATTGTAGTCATTAGATGATAGGTattgtttcaagtttcaagtctagaaaatttgtaatttttaagtTGGGTGACTAGAAATATTTTTGACAAACATCATAGTTTATATTTGACACGATCAAACTCAAATGTGTCTATAATTTCAAGTTCGATAAATTTCTAGTCAATTAATTACTAGCTGAAACTTTACTTgaagtaatttttctttaaaccttctatattaaaaaatatatatagttgtaccAAAACATGATACTACTTTTTTCAATCATCTTGTTCACTCAACTTTGCCTTCACTCATATACTGAGTTTGGTCAAACAATTTCAGGTTCTGAAGCCCTCTTTGCTGATCTTGGTCACTTCAGTGTTCGCTCAATTCAGATAAGCTCATGCACTATAGTTTTTCCATCTGTTGTTTTTGCCTACTTTGGCCAAGCTTCCTATCTCCGCCAACATAGTCAAGATGCTAGCAATGCCTTCTATAGCTCAGTTCCAAGTACATCACTTGGCCTTACAACAAACTTTATTTCTAAATTTGTCATTgatgttgcatttttctctacttAATTTGACTAGCTATCTCTTATAAATATGCAGAGTCAATATACTGGCCAATGTTTGTTGTTGCTGTAATGGCAGCCATCATTGCGAGTCAGTCGTTGATCTCAGCTTCCTTCTCCATCATCCAACAGTCATTAGCGTTGGGTTGTTTCCCACGGGTTAAGGTAGTGCACACTTCCTCTAAATACAAAGGACAAGTCTATGTACCTGAGATCAACACCATTCTCATGTTGGCTTGTGTGGGTGTCACTCTTGGCTTCAAAAACACATTGAAGATCGGTAACGCTTATGGTAAACACAATGGATGATCTTTCTTTTGAGCGCTTCAAGTTTAGCTATCATCTTTTGTATGCCTGTAATTTTTGGAAGTTCCTAATGGATTGTCAAAACTATATAAATTGCTAATTCTATATTGAAGCCATTTTCACTATTTTTGTTATGTTCACAGGAATTGCTGTGGCATTTGTATATACGATCACATCTGCATTTCTTGTCCTTGTGATGGTAATGATATGGAAGACACATATATGCTTGATAGTCATCTATGCCCTATCTATATGGCTCTTGGAACTCCTATTCTTGAGCTCAGTTCTCTACAAATTTATGGATGGAGGGTATCTTCCTTTGTTATTTGCCTTGGTTACAATGACAATTATGTATTTATGGAATTATGGCTACCGCAAGAAGTACATTTATGAGCTTGATAACAAAGTCTCTTCGGTAAAATTAGTTGAGATAGCTTCTGATACTAGCATCCACCGGATCCCAGGTCTTGCATTGTTTTACACTGAACTTGTCCAAGGCATTTCCCCAATCTTCACACATTATGTAGCCAATGTCCCAGCTCTTCACTCAGTTCTTGTCTTTATCTCGATCAAATCCCTACCTATTTGCACAGTGCCTTTGGAAGATCGATTTTTGTTCAAAAGAGTGGAGCCTCGTGAGCTGAGTATTTTTCGATGTATTGTGCGGTATGGATATAAGGATGCAAGAACAGAGTGGGAGTTTTTTAAAGAGATGTTGACAATTCAGTTGAAGGATTTCATAAGAAAAGATGTGTTCATGTCTAGGCTGCCACACACTACAAATATGGCTTCACACGAATCAGATGATAACGAAGTTTCAAGGCTGAGAATTGAAGAGATAGCTCAAAGGGAGGTAGATAAAGTGGATGAAGCTTTGAATGTTGGGGATATTGTTCATCTTATGGGTGAAAATGAGGTGGTTGCTTCAAAGGGTTCaagtttcttgaagaaattAGTTATAAACTATGCCTATAATTGGTTGCGAAGAAGTGTGAGGCAGGTTGATGAAGTTTTTATGATTCCTCGCAAGCGACTTCTCAAAGTGGGGATGACTTATGATGTCTAATATTAGAGTTTTGATCAATTCAGtgtggtttttttctttctattttgttaATTAGACTTCTCATGTGAAggatatttttacaattttaggAGTAAAAAGTGGATTGAATAAAGTGGATTATGCACATAGTATCGTCAATTTTTGTAGAGGGTAGCATCTACTGTTACTTCATCCTGCTTTCTCTTAAGTATATGGAATTCAATCAGAAATATctaataaaaaagaagatataTCAAGAATTTTGTTGCCAACCaatttcgaatttggaaatatCTCTAATAGTTTGATGGCCATGCATCAGGGTTACACCtacatttacatatataaagaaCAAATGAACAATCCAAGTGTTCAATTCAAttcagagaagaaaagaaaagtaattcCATTCAGGGAGGAAAAATCAATCTCAAAGAGTAACTTATTGATAAGAAAGTCCTACCAGCACTTTaaattccataaaaatttatgtactttaaattaaaacaaccATATTATGACAAGAGGGTCATTATGATTCAATAGCACAATACCTCTCCAACTAGTTTTAATAATCATGATTCAAAACATATCTATTCGATCAAATTGGGATCACAGAATCATAGTGCTCCCACAGGCCAAATGCATGCCTTTGGTATGATAGCATGATGCTTGAATTTGATGAACCATTCCCACCATCTTATACATACTCCTTCCCCATCTCTACATCAGAGAATGACCTTAAGTATATCATGATGTGTTTTATAAAGTAGGGAGTTAAAGCACCGAGCTCTAATTATCAGATATCAAATCTATTATGTAGTACTCCTTCCTTCCCCACACTGCTGTTGACTCCACTTCTTTGTAGTAATTCTCAAATCTCTCTACTAGTGAATTATCATAATCTCCTTCTATTGCATTTGCATTATCTGAGAGGAAAAATGAAGTAAATTAGATGCATGTTTCCTCATATACATATGGAGATAAAACCAGCAAATAGAAGGGTTAATTGGTCCCCAACAGCTTAGTAAAGACTGTGCCCATCCAGCTTTATTTTATAGCCAAACCAAGAGGTTCAAGCTTTCTTTCCAGTTTCTCATTTTCAATCATTCAATCACTTACAATTCTGCTCTGCTCCTTTTGAGTTCTTTACTCTCGCTTTTCGCTTCTTCCTGAGCTCTTTTTCCTCATCTATATGCACTATGCTAGGCTTTGATTAGTGAGGTTGATTGGAATAGAAACCCCTAGCAATGGCTTtgaccaaattgaaaatatttctttttctatcgCGTACTACTATAGCCTAATGAAGTAAGTTTTGCAGCATGTTTTTCTTCAAGTTCAGCAGAAAGTTGAGAGATCACTTTCCTCCACCTACTTCTTCTTAGCTATCTATTCAGGATTGCTACTTTTGGCTAAAGCCTTTTTTAGTTCTGCAACTGTGATATCTCTTTCCTAAAATAAATCATTCgttctttgctgatgatagtgTGATATTCTATAGAGCGAAATAGACAAAGTGGAAACACTTACAATCTATCTTATCAGTATATGAAAAAGCTTCAGGTCATGctctcaataagcataaaatttcagtctttttttttttttaggtattaATACAACTGCATCAACCAGGGCCTTAATTATACAGGAAGTAGGGTTCATTTTTAGTGGTAGCTATGAGAAGTATTTGGGTTTACCAGCTTTAGTTGGTGGATCAAAACACAACTCATTCAGAAGTATAAAGGACAGAATCTAGAACAAGATCAATATTTGgaaaacatgtttttttttttcaatccaaatCAGGCAAAGAAGTTATTGTTAAAGTAGTGTTGCAATTCATCACTACCTACACCTGAGTGTTTTTAAGAACCCAAGAAAATTATGTAATGATATATCATCTATGTTGGCTAGATTCTGGTGGGGTAGTAAGGATAAGGGGTATTGCATCCATTGGAAGAAGTGGAGTAAAATGGGGATATCAAGGGACAAAGGGGGGCTAGGTTTTCGAGATATAGAAAGTTTTAACTTGACATTATTAGCAAAACATAGATGGAGATTTATGCAAGATCCTCTTTCATTAGTAGCTCGAGTATACAAAAGCAAGCATTTTAATAATACAGCTGCTGGAAGCAAAACTAGGAAACTCCCCATCTTTTATTTGGAGAAGTGTGTGGTCTGCTATAAAGCTCCTACAAGAAGAGTTTATTTGGCGAGTAGGAGAtggaaaaaagataaatatatggGGACATAAATGGTAGCCAAAGCCATCTTCCTATTGTGTTCAATCACCTACTACAAATCTAGGATCTAAAGCCAAGGTGAGCGTACTAttggatgaagaaaagagaagTTGGTACAGATTTAGTTCAAGCCAATTTTATGGAAGAAGAAGCTCAATTGATCTGCATCATTCCAACCAACAAGACTGGAATTGAAGATAGGCTAATTtggaattttaataaaaatggggAGGTTCTCTGTAAAGAGTGCCTATCATCTAGCACAATCTTAACTACAAGAAGTGGATGGTGAATCCTATAGCTATAATGAAAAGGATGATAGGTGGAAAATAATTTGGAGACAAAATATACCTGGGACAACAAAGCATTTTCTATGGAAGGTTGAACACAACATCCTGCCAACCAGAATGAGTCTACACAAGAGGAAAACTTTAGACACTCCTTTGTGTCCTTTCTGTCGATATGATGAAGAATCAACCATTCATACTTTGTCAAGTTTTACTGCTGCTACAGATGTTTGAGTAGAAGAAAGAAGCCCGATTCATAAGTGGTCCAGCTACTGCAATGATTTTGTGCAGCTATGGGATAGGATGTGctcattattaaataaatagtaaCTAGGAAGTGCAGTGCTCACATTGAGAGGTATATGGCAAAGAAGGAATAGATTCATTTTTATAACAAGTTTGATAGCCCTTAAAtggttaaataaaaacaaaaatgaaaggtTTATATGAGTTCCAACAAGCTCAGATGAATAGGGAGGACTGGAGACATAGGTGAGAGCAGGAAGATCATCTCCATTATGGCAGAAACATGAGAGAGGGGTTCTGTTAAAACAAATTTTGATGCAGCTTTCGATTTCAAGAATCAAACTAATGCTATTGGAGATTATGAAGGTGAGGTCTTGGCTACTGTGTGTGATCATATAAAGGGAGTGAGGCTACCAATTATAGCAGAATGTAACACTCTTTGGGCTGCAATGAATCTATGTTCTGAGCTGGGATTCAACAATGTTGTCTTGAAAGGTGATGCGTAGGTGGTGATCAAAGCAGTCCTAAGTGCTGAGGAAACTTGGGCTTGGCATGGTCAATTGATTAAGGGCATGaagtaatttttaaaactaagacCAGATTGGAGGATAAACTTTGTATACAGAGAAGGAAATGAGGTGGCTCATTTGTTAGCCAAGATGGCATTGTCTTTAGATGGTAAACATTGATAGATTGAGGATGGTCCTATAATAGTGAAAAACTCTGTAACTGTTAATTGGTAGATTGAAGGACTTTTAGATCAATAGAAGAGTGAGTGGTAGAGGTAGACAATATTGGTGGTGGAGGATCtaaagtttttgcttttgagaaaaatggatgcaaaaaatgaagtaaaaaaagagaggaaaatgcTTATTAATAAATGTTGGAACACATGCTGATTACCAAACTTAAGGAATTAGAAACTAAAAACTAGGACGAGCATGCACCAGTGGCGATGCATGGCTATTACGTACCAATACTTAATCTTTGtgatattaagtatattagaaagattttagttttttctACATTAGGTAATTTCTTacagaaaagttaaaaattttaaagtaaatTCTGCACATAAAATGTTTTTGACAAATCTGATTGTAAGCTTAACATATGGTGAATTTCATATATGTAActtcttattatttttgtttttatttgctCGCTCAAGTAAAAATACTCCCAAGAATTTAAacaatttgtttatattttttgaaacaaatttcTTCACTTAAACATTAAGCCATCAAGAACCTTGAAAATGGTGTTAGTGTTATTGACATGTTTGGATTTTTATTGCAAGTTCTTGGGAAAATATCCATTTCATGGGATTAAGTAATTATttcacaattttaaaatatcgctTGTAGGTAAATGTACCTCAAACATGCTTTTAAATTGTAAAAGCAACTTTCCAACAGATCAgactaaaaaatatacaaactgCCGCAACCTTTTGTTGAAATTCAATACTTTTGCAGCTTTAAACATTAACATGATGTTTGTGCTTTATCAAACATCTTCCTGTGATCGACagcattttcaagtttttagttTCATGtacgtcactacaagaaaaaatagTCTATTGCGgagattatatatttttcacaaaAGAAATCGTCACAAAATGTCACTAATAGCAGCGATATTCagttttaaacatgtttaaaaatgaTCGGCCAGTAGGAATTACAAATCATGACCAACCtgaccttcttcttcttcttgtcgatcttcttctttttattttttaattttgaaaagaagattAATACATAGTTGGACaaagtgtataaaaaaaatcatcgaGCCTAACGAGAATTTTGGGTTATCTTCCTAcgaattaaaaaattgattgatCAAGGTTGGAGgcttttatcataaataaagaTGTGCTTTTAATCGATGAagatttttgatattttcaaaatttgaactgtgaaaacattattaaatataattttaatttgcgCTTTAGAAATGCTTAACGTAGCTAtgtaacaaaaaaagaaaagaaaaaaaaaaggcaattcTAAGAAGAATTTTGATctatgtttgtatatatatatatatatatattcagcgTAGTAAACTAATTgtgcaaaaataatatatccatcCAAACTATTATTTAGCCGATGTGTACTCTCAATGAACAAGTGTatgtagtttattatatttcatactATTCTCTTTTTGTGCATGTCATTCTTTgttatatcacatttttttaaagaactaTTGTGTTTTCTTAAAGagttacatatatttattttatatcatgttttgttttatttatatttatatatattttttccatgaaaaaaaatttacaatgaCTTTTGTGTTAAAAAATAGGGATTATTCTCCATATCAAAAGATCTAAACACAGAAAACGTTCTTCTCTCTTGGATTTAAAACCTGCGGCTTGTTTTGGATTGAGAGGAaatctcaattcatttcatcttatcttattttgttattacaatttttataaattttcacataaaatataataaaaaattcaaattttttaaatttcaaaataataataatattgatataacaatattgtattcaactttcaactttcatataagctcatctcatctttttttttttttttggtatgttTGGTTGAGGAACAAAAGGAatagaaacttaaaaaataaaattggtacaAACTTGTTGTGATGCattttgtttgtaatttttgcCCAGAATTCATTTTGTGGAACTGATAAGTTTTGGTAGATAATCAACTTAAGAATTATGAAATGTGATATTAATttgtggtttttatttgttccttTTTCATGTGaacttttttctttgttatcTTACTTTCTCACATTCAATTCATTGTTAATTTAAACTATGAATAATTAGATATTATGTATAGTTCAATGTAGGAATTAATGAACTTTTTAAAACATCTAAAATGTGTTGTTGGATGTAGATTTTACATTAAACAGTCATCATTAGTTCGTTTGGTCCTGCTTCTTTGACACAGTATCCAATTGTTGGGTCTATCATTTCCTTTGCTAACATAATGAAAAGTGGTAAGGTTGTATTAATGAGTTATGGAAGATTTGTTTGTAGACAAaatcaaatagaatttttacaaCTTcagttttaaaaacattttttgaagACCATGGAAAATAGTCAAGGAAAAAAATCACGTATAGAGATTTGCTAgaata comes from the Carya illinoinensis cultivar Pawnee chromosome 8, C.illinoinensisPawnee_v1, whole genome shotgun sequence genome and includes:
- the LOC122319360 gene encoding potassium transporter 5-like: MEVGSLMEQEGSREEHQVDQEILEEQKDDILKSKNMLSHKKLALRDSFDLEASRLTTNQGLSQVEDWKTIMQLAFQSIGVVYGDLGTSPLYVLPGIFPTGIKHNDDILGVLSLIFYSLMLITLIKYVFIVLAANNNGDGGTFALYSLLCRHAKASLKPNQQAEDKEVSNYRLDVPNRRLKRASFVKSMLENSQTIKFFILFITMLGTSMVLGDGILTPCISVLSAVGGVKEAASGLTDNMIMWISVGILIVLFQVQRFGTDKIGYSFAPILTIWFIFIGSIGLYNFFKYDPGVIKAINPMYIIQYFKRNKKDAWISLGGVILCLTGSEALFADLGHFSVRSIQISSCTIVFPSVVFAYFGQASYLRQHSQDASNAFYSSVPKSIYWPMFVVAVMAAIIASQSLISASFSIIQQSLALGCFPRVKVVHTSSKYKGQVYVPEINTILMLACVGVTLGFKNTLKIGNAYGIAVAFVYTITSAFLVLVMVMIWKTHICLIVIYALSIWLLELLFLSSVLYKFMDGGYLPLLFALVTMTIMYLWNYGYRKKYIYELDNKVSSVKLVEIASDTSIHRIPGLALFYTELVQGISPIFTHYVANVPALHSVLVFISIKSLPICTVPLEDRFLFKRVEPRELSIFRCIVRYGYKDARTEWEFFKEMLTIQLKDFIRKDVFMSRLPHTTNMASHESDDNEVSRLRIEEIAQREVDKVDEALNVGDIVHLMGENEVVASKGSSFLKKLVINYAYNWLRRSVRQVDEVFMIPRKRLLKVGMTYDV